A DNA window from Engystomops pustulosus chromosome 6, aEngPut4.maternal, whole genome shotgun sequence contains the following coding sequences:
- the SSTR2 gene encoding somatostatin receptor type 2, whose amino-acid sequence MEQDYSDLPNITELYFSPVSQGYIMETTNNASTNETSHYYDMTSNAILTFIYFVVCIVGLCGNTLVIYVILRYAKMKTITNIYILNLAIADELFMLGLPFLAMQVALVHWPFGKVICRIVMTVDGINQFTSIFCLTVMSIDRYLAVVHPIKSAKWRRPRTAKMVNAAVWTISLLVIMPIMNYAGVQFYRGRGSCTIIWPGNSGTWYTGFIIYAFILGFLVPLSIICLCYLFIIIKVKSSGIRVGSSKRKRSEKKVTRMVSIVVAVFIFCWLPFYIFNVSSVSLLIVPTPGLKAMWDFVVVLSYANSCANPILYAFLSDNFKKSFQNVLCLSKVSGMDEADRSDSKQDKSRLNETTETQRTLLNGDLQTSI is encoded by the coding sequence atggAGCAGGATTACTCCGACCTACCCAACATCACAGAGTTGTACTTTTCCCCTGTTTCGCAGGGTTACATCATGGAGACCACTAACAACGCATCCACCAACGAGACCTCACATTACTACGACATGACTAGCAATGCCATCCTCACCTTCATCTACTTTGTGGTGTGTATTGTAGGACTCTGTGGGAATACGTTGGTTATTTACGTCATACTCCGATACGCCAAGATGAAGACCATCACCAACATCTATATCTTAAACTTAGCTATAGCCGATGAACTCTTTATGCTCGGCTTGCCATTCTTGGCCATGCAGGTGGCTTTGGTCCACTGGCCCTTTGGCAAAGTTATTTGCAGAATTGTCATGACGGTGGATGGCATTAACCAGTTCACCAGCATCTTCTGCCTTACCGTCATGAGTATAGACCGCTACCTTGCAGTGGTTCATCCAATCAAGTCTGCAAAATGGAGGAGACCAAGGACTGCTAAAATGGTCAATGCTGCCGTATGGACCATCTCTCTTTTGGTCATCATGCCCATCATGAATTACGCCGGGGTTCAATTTTACCGTGGAAGAGGCAGCTGTACCATCATCTGGCCTGGTAACTCTGGCACATGGTACACTGGCTTCATAATTTATGCCTTCATCCTAGGATTTCTGGTTCCTCTCAGTATTATCTGCCTCTGCTATCTGTTCATCATCATCAAGGTCAAGTCCTCCGGGATAAGAGTTGGTTCCTCCAAAAGAAAACGCTCAGAAAAGAAAGTTACAAGGATGGTGTCAATAGTGGTAGCGGTTTTTATCTTTTGCTGGCTCCCATTCTACATCTTCAACGTCTCTTCTGTCTCTCTACTAATAGTGCCAACTCCGGGTCTTAAAGCCATGTGGGACTTTGTTGTGGTTCTAAGCTATGCCAACAGTTGTGCCAATCCCATACTGTATGCCTTTCTATCTGACAACTTCAAAAAGAGCTTTCAGAATGTCCTTTGCTTGTCTAAGGTCAGTGGCATGGATGAAGCAGACAGAAGTGATAGCAAACAAGACAAATCCAGGCTAAACGAAACGACGGAAACACAACGTACATTACTTAATGGAGACCTCCAAACCAGCATCTGA